In Candidatus Fusobacterium pullicola, one DNA window encodes the following:
- the lysA gene encoding diaminopimelate decarboxylase, whose product MRFFGTMRDENGVLSIGGVKVTELAQKYGTPLYIMDQELVEENMRKYKKNFRSEKFKTQIVYASKAFLAKAMCQLVEKYDMDIDAVSGGELYTIKASGIDMQRVHMHGNNKSIDELEMCVEYGIGSIIIDNELEIDNLSEVCKRKEKKIKALLRINIGIDAHTHEYIKTSKHSSKFGESIFDEKIVDIVEKIVKDKNIEFLGFHCHIGSQIFDTKAFYEGIETMILETKRISKLLGVKIPEINLGGGFGVYYTENDVEVDIENFMRSMIEHLEASLEKYNLDIEKVSIEPGRSIVGNAGSTLYTVGGVKQTYGGIKYMFIDGGMTDNIRPALYQAEYEATIANRLDGEEKEVVTVAGKCCESGDLIIKEKTLPKAERGDLLLVSTTGAYGYSMSSNYNKIVRPAVVFVKNGKCSLAIRRESFEDLVKNDLAIEL is encoded by the coding sequence ATGAGATTTTTTGGAACAATGAGAGATGAAAATGGAGTTTTATCAATAGGAGGAGTAAAAGTAACAGAACTTGCACAGAAGTATGGAACTCCATTATATATAATGGATCAAGAATTGGTTGAAGAGAATATGAGAAAATACAAAAAGAACTTTAGAAGTGAAAAATTCAAGACACAGATAGTTTATGCTTCAAAGGCTTTTTTAGCAAAGGCAATGTGTCAATTAGTAGAAAAATATGATATGGATATAGATGCAGTATCAGGTGGAGAGCTATATACTATAAAGGCTAGTGGAATTGATATGCAAAGGGTACATATGCATGGAAATAATAAATCTATAGATGAGTTAGAGATGTGTGTCGAGTATGGAATTGGAAGTATAATAATAGATAATGAATTAGAGATAGATAATCTATCTGAAGTTTGTAAAAGAAAAGAAAAAAAGATAAAAGCTTTGTTGAGAATTAATATTGGGATAGATGCTCATACTCATGAGTATATAAAAACATCTAAACACTCATCAAAGTTTGGAGAATCAATTTTTGATGAAAAAATAGTAGATATTGTTGAAAAAATAGTTAAAGATAAAAATATAGAATTTTTAGGATTTCACTGCCATATAGGGTCACAAATATTTGATACAAAGGCTTTTTATGAAGGGATTGAAACAATGATATTAGAGACAAAGAGAATATCTAAGCTTTTAGGTGTGAAGATACCAGAGATAAATTTAGGAGGAGGATTTGGAGTTTATTATACAGAGAATGATGTAGAGGTAGATATTGAAAACTTTATGAGAAGTATGATAGAACATTTGGAGGCGAGTTTAGAAAAGTATAATCTGGACATAGAAAAAGTTTCAATAGAACCAGGAAGAAGTATAGTTGGAAATGCTGGAAGTACATTATATACTGTTGGAGGAGTAAAGCAGACATATGGTGGAATAAAGTATATGTTTATAGATGGTGGAATGACAGATAATATAAGACCAGCTCTATATCAAGCCGAATATGAAGCAACTATTGCTAATAGACTAGATGGAGAGGAAAAAGAGGTAGTAACAGTTGCTGGAAAGTGTTGTGAATCAGGGGATCTGATTATAAAAGAGAAAACTCTGCCTAAGGCAGAGAGAGGGGATTTACTATTAGTATCAACAACTGGAGCTTATGGATATTCAATGTCAAGTAATTACAATAAGATAGTGAGACCAGCAGTGGTATTTGTAAAAAATGGTAAATGCTCTTTAGCAATTAGAAGAGAAAGTTTTGAAGATTTAGTAAAAAATGATTTAGCTATAGAGTTGTAA
- a CDS encoding glycerate kinase, which produces MKIVLAPDSFKESMTANECCIAIEKGLRKVIPNLECVLVPMADGGEGTTQSLVDATGGEFYITEVTGPLGEKRKARFGILGDKKIAVLEMAAASGLELVPRDKRDAMITTTYGTGELIKAALDRNVETILIGIGGSATNDGGAGMIQALGGKLLDIDGKEIGFGGGALSKLDKIDISNLDKRLKNTKIIVACDVQNPLTGPTGASHIFGKQKGANEEQREILDNNLKQYAEIIRRDVGVDIENIAGAGAAGGLGAGLMAFLSAELRKGIDIVIEYSKLEEKLQGANLVITGEGSIDGQTRFGKTPYGVAKVAQRYDIPVIAFAGNIGSDVNLLYEYGFTAILPILPRVETLENAILNGKENIEYASESLGRVINIYKK; this is translated from the coding sequence ATGAAGATAGTATTAGCACCAGATTCATTTAAAGAGAGTATGACAGCAAATGAGTGTTGTATAGCAATAGAAAAAGGATTGAGAAAGGTTATTCCAAATTTAGAATGTGTGTTAGTTCCTATGGCAGATGGAGGAGAGGGAACAACTCAATCATTAGTTGATGCAACAGGTGGAGAGTTTTATATAACAGAAGTAACTGGACCATTAGGAGAAAAGAGAAAGGCACGTTTTGGAATACTTGGAGATAAAAAAATAGCAGTTTTAGAAATGGCAGCAGCAAGTGGTTTGGAATTAGTTCCAAGAGACAAAAGAGATGCTATGATAACTACTACATATGGAACAGGAGAGTTAATAAAAGCGGCTTTAGATAGAAATGTAGAGACTATCTTAATAGGAATAGGAGGAAGTGCAACCAATGATGGAGGAGCAGGTATGATACAAGCTCTTGGTGGAAAACTTTTAGATATAGATGGTAAAGAGATAGGATTTGGTGGAGGAGCCTTATCTAAATTAGATAAAATAGATATTTCTAATTTAGATAAAAGATTGAAGAATACAAAAATAATAGTGGCTTGTGATGTACAAAATCCATTGACTGGTCCTACAGGAGCATCTCATATTTTTGGAAAACAAAAGGGAGCTAATGAAGAACAAAGAGAAATATTGGATAACAATTTGAAACAGTATGCTGAAATAATTAGAAGAGATGTAGGAGTAGATATAGAAAATATAGCAGGAGCAGGAGCTGCAGGGGGACTAGGAGCTGGATTAATGGCTTTTCTATCAGCAGAATTAAGAAAAGGTATAGATATAGTTATAGAGTATAGCAAACTAGAAGAGAAACTTCAAGGAGCAAATTTAGTTATAACTGGAGAGGGAAGCATAGATGGTCAAACTAGATTTGGAAAAACACCATATGGAGTAGCTAAAGTTGCTCAAAGATATGATATTCCAGTAATAGCCTTTGCAGGAAATATAGGAAGTGATGTAAATCTTCTTTATGAATATGGATTTACGGCTATATTACCAATACTTCCGAGAGTAGAAACTTTAGAGAATGCAATTTTGAATGGTAAAGAAAATATAGAATATGCGAGTGAAAGTCTAGGAAGAGTAATAAATATTTATAAAAAGTAA
- a CDS encoding GntP family permease — MITISALGAVVGLGVAIILIIKKINPAYSLILGSIIGGLVGGANISETVSLMITGAQGMIPAILRIITAGVLAGVLIETGAASKIAETIIEKLGESKAIIAIVLSTMILTMVGVFIDVSVITVAPIAMAIAKRTNLSRTGVLIAMVGGGKAGNIMSPNPNAIAAADAFNIPLTSVMIAGIIPAIFGIIVSVIIAKALSKKGSQISDDDLGNKKIEEGPSFISAIIGPVVAIFLLALRPVAGISIDPLVALPIGGLIGCLAMGKIKYFNSYCVFGLGKMVGVAILLIGTGTISGIIANSGLKDVLTNFLTSTGAPAYLLASLSGILMSGATASTTSGTAVASQVFGPTILSLGILPVNAAAMIHSGATVLDHLPHGSFFHATGGSVNMEMKERLALIPFESLVGLSLAVVSAIIYGVLF, encoded by the coding sequence ATGATAACAATATCAGCTTTAGGAGCAGTTGTTGGGCTTGGAGTAGCAATAATACTAATTATAAAAAAGATAAACCCAGCATACTCATTAATTTTAGGATCAATTATAGGTGGTTTAGTAGGAGGAGCTAATATCTCTGAGACAGTTTCTTTGATGATAACAGGAGCTCAAGGTATGATACCTGCAATATTAAGGATAATTACAGCTGGAGTTTTGGCTGGAGTTTTAATAGAAACAGGTGCAGCTAGTAAAATTGCGGAAACAATTATAGAAAAATTAGGAGAATCAAAAGCTATAATTGCTATAGTTTTATCAACTATGATACTTACAATGGTAGGGGTATTTATAGATGTATCTGTAATAACTGTAGCACCAATTGCTATGGCAATAGCAAAGAGAACAAATCTTTCAAGAACAGGAGTTTTAATAGCTATGGTAGGTGGAGGGAAAGCTGGAAATATAATGTCTCCAAATCCTAATGCAATAGCAGCAGCGGATGCTTTTAATATTCCTTTAACTTCAGTTATGATAGCAGGAATTATTCCAGCTATATTTGGGATAATAGTGAGTGTTATTATAGCTAAAGCTCTTTCTAAGAAGGGAAGCCAAATATCAGATGATGATTTAGGTAATAAAAAGATAGAGGAAGGACCAAGCTTTATAAGTGCAATTATTGGTCCAGTTGTTGCTATATTTCTTTTAGCTTTAAGACCAGTAGCTGGGATATCAATAGATCCTTTAGTAGCTTTACCTATAGGTGGATTAATAGGATGTCTAGCTATGGGAAAAATAAAATACTTTAATAGTTACTGTGTATTTGGATTAGGGAAAATGGTAGGAGTAGCAATTTTATTAATAGGAACTGGAACTATATCAGGAATAATAGCAAATTCAGGATTGAAAGATGTATTAACAAATTTTTTAACATCTACAGGAGCACCAGCATATTTACTTGCTTCACTATCTGGAATATTAATGAGTGGAGCAACTGCTTCAACTACTTCAGGAACAGCTGTTGCAAGTCAAGTTTTTGGACCAACAATATTAAGTTTAGGAATATTACCTGTAAATGCTGCAGCAATGATACATTCAGGAGCAACTGTTTTGGATCATTTACCACATGGAAGTTTTTTCCATGCAACAGGTGGAAGTGTGAATATGGAGATGAAAGAGAGGTTAGCATTAATACCATTTGAATCATTAGTTGGACTTAGTTTAGCAGTTGTATCAGCAATAATTTATGGAGTATTATTCTAA
- a CDS encoding helix-turn-helix domain-containing protein, giving the protein MINQNLMIILILCKTKEKIEDFISEFEKEEEIIFGIGEIKTQIGALKDSYYEGKEALEWGTKNKEKITFYRELDLELIVMNISEELVKVYRKKIFKNLTEKELQELKEIFLLYEKNNGSLQKIAKALFIHINTLQYKLNKFSDKINLDMRKYEDFTKIKIGFMLK; this is encoded by the coding sequence ATGATCAATCAAAATTTGATGATAATATTGATACTTTGTAAAACTAAAGAGAAAATAGAAGATTTTATTTCAGAATTTGAAAAAGAGGAAGAAATTATATTTGGAATAGGAGAGATAAAAACTCAAATAGGAGCACTAAAAGATTCATATTATGAGGGAAAAGAAGCCTTAGAATGGGGAACTAAAAATAAAGAAAAAATTACTTTTTATAGAGAACTAGACTTAGAACTTATTGTAATGAATATATCAGAGGAATTAGTAAAAGTATATAGAAAGAAAATTTTTAAAAATTTAACAGAAAAAGAATTGCAAGAGCTTAAAGAAATATTTTTACTGTATGAAAAAAATAATGGATCTCTTCAAAAAATAGCGAAAGCTTTATTTATTCATATCAATACACTTCAATATAAATTAAATAAATTTTCAGATAAAATAAATTTAGATATGAGAAAATATGAAGATTTTACCAAAATTAAAATAGGGTTTATGTTGAAATAA
- the gmhA gene encoding D-sedoheptulose 7-phosphate isomerase, with amino-acid sequence MNLLGSYKTELTLLENFIKEEEERRETEKVAKALADTFLKGNKVLICGNGGSNCDALHFAEEFTGRFRGDRRALPAIAISDSSHITCVGNDYGFDYIFSRGVEAYGKEGDMFFGISTSGNSSNVIKAVEVAKAMGMKTCVLLGKDGGKLKGMCDYEFIIPGKTSDRVQEIHMMILHIIIEGVERIMFPENY; translated from the coding sequence ATGAATTTATTGGGATCATATAAGACTGAGTTAACTCTTTTAGAAAATTTTATAAAAGAGGAAGAGGAGAGAAGAGAAACAGAAAAGGTTGCTAAAGCACTAGCAGATACGTTTTTAAAAGGAAATAAGGTTTTAATATGTGGAAATGGTGGAAGTAACTGTGATGCATTACATTTTGCTGAAGAGTTTACAGGTAGATTTAGAGGGGATAGAAGAGCATTACCAGCTATAGCTATTTCAGATTCATCACATATTACATGTGTAGGAAATGATTATGGATTTGATTATATTTTCTCTAGAGGAGTAGAAGCATACGGAAAAGAGGGAGATATGTTCTTCGGTATCTCTACAAGTGGAAATTCTTCAAATGTTATAAAAGCTGTAGAAGTAGCAAAAGCAATGGGAATGAAAACATGTGTTCTGTTAGGTAAAGATGGAGGAAAACTTAAAGGAATGTGTGATTATGAGTTTATAATCCCAGGTAAAACTTCAGATAGAGTACAAGAGATACATATGATGATACTTCACATTATAATTGAAGGTGTGGAGAGAATAATGTTTCCTGAGAATTATTAA
- a CDS encoding LysR family transcriptional regulator encodes MDLHYLKIFYEVAKEKSFTKAASKLYINQSAVSIQVKKFEEILNAKLFDRSSKKIKLTYTGEALYKMAEDIFDKVKRAEKEIARIIDLDRAKISIGATSVIGEPLIPRLMKGFSKAHEEIEYELTIGDKNWLLKLLKEGDLDILIIDEEHINDPNLEVITIEKMPYVLVSTKEYHSMESVAKDPLITRKNIPNNNEAIAAIEDKYRVAFNTKINVNGSLEVIKGMVREEIGNVILPYYAAHKEIEKGEFKVIYKVNDIKDGYQAVITKDKKSLIQIIKFINFIQDYKIQF; translated from the coding sequence TTGGATTTACATTACCTAAAAATATTTTATGAAGTAGCTAAAGAGAAGAGTTTTACAAAAGCTGCGAGTAAATTATATATAAACCAATCTGCTGTCTCTATTCAAGTTAAAAAATTTGAAGAGATATTAAATGCCAAACTTTTTGATAGAAGTTCAAAAAAGATAAAGTTAACATATACTGGTGAAGCTTTATATAAAATGGCAGAAGATATTTTTGATAAAGTGAAAAGAGCAGAAAAAGAGATAGCAAGGATAATTGATCTAGATAGAGCTAAGATTTCAATAGGAGCAACTTCAGTGATAGGAGAACCGTTAATTCCTAGATTGATGAAAGGGTTTTCAAAGGCACATGAAGAGATAGAGTATGAGCTTACAATCGGTGATAAAAATTGGTTATTAAAACTTTTAAAAGAGGGAGATTTAGATATACTTATCATAGATGAAGAGCATATAAATGATCCAAATTTAGAAGTGATAACTATTGAGAAAATGCCATATGTTCTTGTAAGTACAAAGGAATATCACAGTATGGAAAGTGTTGCAAAAGATCCTCTAATAACAAGAAAAAATATTCCTAATAATAATGAAGCAATAGCAGCTATTGAAGATAAATATAGAGTAGCTTTTAATACAAAAATAAATGTAAATGGAAGCTTGGAAGTAATAAAAGGTATGGTAAGAGAAGAGATTGGAAATGTAATTTTACCTTATTATGCTGCACATAAGGAGATAGAAAAGGGAGAGTTTAAAGTAATATATAAGGTTAATGATATAAAAGATGGATATCAAGCTGTTATTACAAAGGATAAGAAAAGTTTGATACAGATAATAAAATTCATTAATTTTATACAAGATTATAAGATTCAATTTTAG
- a CDS encoding Cof-type HAD-IIB family hydrolase, producing MIKAVFFDVDGTLVSFKTHRVPQSTLEAIKKLQAKGIKVFVATGRHASILTEGNNVHEIDFDGFVTLNGQYCFTKDRKVIYENNICREDIVALLEFLKENRFPCAFVEDRDTYMNYIDDVVVNLLKSVNVPLPPIEDIERAKDGKVFQLNPYIPVEFEAEVMKVLPNCEATRWSPTFIDVIPAGGGKHVAIQKIMEYYGYKKDEIMAFGDGGNDKTMLMIAGIGIAMGNANEDVKEIADYVTTSVDNDGVLNALKHFNVIE from the coding sequence ATGATAAAAGCTGTATTTTTTGATGTAGATGGAACATTAGTTAGTTTTAAAACTCATAGAGTTCCTCAAAGTACATTAGAAGCTATAAAAAAATTACAAGCAAAAGGAATAAAGGTATTTGTAGCAACTGGAAGACATGCTTCAATTCTTACTGAAGGGAATAATGTTCATGAGATAGATTTTGATGGATTTGTAACATTGAATGGACAGTATTGCTTTACAAAGGATAGAAAAGTTATATATGAAAATAATATTTGTAGAGAGGATATTGTAGCTCTTTTAGAATTTTTAAAAGAAAATAGATTTCCATGTGCCTTTGTAGAGGATAGAGATACCTATATGAACTATATTGATGATGTAGTAGTAAATCTTTTAAAAAGTGTAAATGTACCATTGCCTCCAATTGAGGATATAGAGAGAGCAAAAGATGGAAAGGTATTTCAATTAAATCCATATATTCCTGTAGAATTTGAAGCAGAGGTTATGAAGGTTTTACCTAATTGTGAAGCAACAAGATGGAGTCCAACATTTATTGATGTAATTCCAGCTGGTGGTGGAAAACATGTAGCTATTCAAAAAATAATGGAGTATTATGGCTATAAAAAAGATGAGATAATGGCTTTTGGTGATGGTGGAAACGATAAAACAATGCTTATGATAGCAGGAATAGGTATTGCAATGGGAAATGCTAATGAGGATGTAAAAGAGATAGCTGACTATGTTACAACATCGGTAGATAATGATGGGGTTTTAAATGCATTAAAACATTTTAATGTAATAGAATAA
- a CDS encoding valine--tRNA ligase: protein MEELNKTYSPREIESKWYKIWEDSKYFAGKMEEGKESYSIVIPPPNVTGILHMGHILDNSIQDTLIRYKRMCGFNTLWVPGCDHAGIATQNKVERMLAEQGISKEDLGREKFLEETWKWKEKYGGIITNQLRKIGASLDWDRERFTMDEGLSKAVRKIFVDLYNDGLIYQGEYMVNWCPRCGTALADDEVDHAEKDGNLWHLKYPVKDSDEYIIIATSRPETMLADVAVAVHPEDERYKHLVGKKLILPLVGREIPVIADEYVEMEFGTGALKITPAHDPNDFNLGKKYDLPIINMLTPEGNIVDDYPKYAGMDRFEARKVIVKELEESGVLVKIENIKHNVGHCYRCSTVVEPRVSKQWFVKMEPLAKKALEVVRTGEIKIIPKRMEKIYFNWLENIRDWCISRQLWWGHRIPAWYGPDNHMFVAMSEEEAYGQAKAHYGKDVELVQEEDVLDTWFSSALWPFSTMGWPEKTKELETFYPTSTLVTGADIIFFWVARMIMFGLYEMKEIPFKNVFFHGIVRDEIGRKMSKSLGNSPDPLNLIEEYGADAIRFSMIYNTSQGQDVHFSEKLLEMGRNFGNKIWNVARFVIMNLEGFDVKSVNKDELKLELVDKWIFSRLNETTKEVHANLDKFQLDDAAKAVYEFLRGDFCDWYVELAKVRLYNNEESGKESKLTAQYVLWTVLEAGLKLLHPFMPFITEEIWQKIKVEGETIMLSQFPVVDETQINTEVVNSFKYIQGVISSLRNIKAEMGISPAKEVKVVIKTSDENELKTLEDNYLFITKLAKIEEMTYGKDVAKPDQSGFRVTGNSEVYMILTGLLNVEAEIKKITEQIEKVQKDLDKVNAKLADERFTSKAPAHILERERRIQKEYQDKMDKLTENLKNFQ, encoded by the coding sequence ATGGAAGAGTTAAATAAGACATATTCTCCTAGAGAGATAGAGTCTAAATGGTACAAAATATGGGAAGATTCTAAGTATTTTGCTGGGAAAATGGAAGAAGGGAAAGAGAGCTATTCAATAGTTATACCTCCTCCAAATGTAACTGGAATCCTTCATATGGGGCACATATTAGATAACTCAATACAAGATACGTTAATAAGATATAAGAGAATGTGTGGATTTAACACTCTTTGGGTACCTGGATGTGACCATGCTGGTATAGCAACTCAAAACAAAGTTGAAAGAATGCTAGCTGAACAAGGGATATCAAAAGAGGATTTAGGAAGAGAAAAGTTCTTAGAAGAGACTTGGAAATGGAAAGAAAAATATGGTGGAATAATCACTAACCAACTTAGAAAAATAGGAGCTTCTCTAGATTGGGATAGAGAAAGATTTACTATGGACGAAGGACTTTCTAAAGCAGTTAGAAAAATATTTGTTGACCTATACAATGATGGATTAATTTATCAAGGGGAATACATGGTAAACTGGTGTCCTAGATGTGGAACAGCTCTAGCTGATGATGAAGTTGACCACGCTGAAAAAGATGGAAATCTATGGCATTTAAAATATCCAGTAAAAGATTCTGATGAGTATATTATAATAGCTACATCAAGACCTGAAACTATGCTTGCTGACGTAGCTGTAGCAGTACATCCTGAAGATGAAAGATATAAACACCTAGTTGGTAAAAAATTAATTCTTCCATTAGTAGGAAGAGAGATTCCAGTAATAGCAGATGAGTATGTAGAGATGGAATTTGGTACAGGAGCTTTAAAAATAACTCCAGCTCATGACCCAAATGACTTCAACTTAGGTAAAAAATATGACCTACCTATCATAAATATGCTTACTCCAGAAGGAAATATAGTTGATGACTATCCTAAATATGCTGGAATGGATAGATTTGAAGCTAGAAAAGTAATAGTTAAAGAGTTAGAAGAGAGTGGAGTTCTTGTAAAGATAGAAAATATAAAACACAATGTAGGGCACTGTTATAGATGTTCAACTGTTGTTGAACCAAGAGTTTCTAAGCAATGGTTTGTAAAGATGGAACCATTAGCTAAAAAAGCTTTAGAAGTAGTAAGAACTGGTGAGATAAAAATCATACCAAAAAGAATGGAAAAAATATATTTTAACTGGTTAGAAAATATAAGAGACTGGTGTATCTCTAGACAATTATGGTGGGGACACAGAATACCTGCATGGTATGGACCAGATAATCATATGTTTGTAGCTATGTCAGAAGAGGAAGCATATGGTCAAGCAAAAGCTCACTATGGAAAAGATGTAGAATTAGTACAAGAGGAAGATGTATTAGATACTTGGTTCTCATCAGCATTATGGCCATTTTCAACTATGGGTTGGCCTGAAAAAACAAAAGAGCTTGAAACTTTCTATCCAACATCAACACTAGTAACAGGAGCAGATATCATATTCTTCTGGGTAGCTAGAATGATAATGTTCGGATTATATGAAATGAAGGAGATTCCATTTAAAAATGTGTTCTTCCATGGAATAGTTAGAGATGAAATTGGAAGAAAGATGTCTAAATCTTTAGGAAACTCTCCAGATCCATTAAACTTAATAGAAGAGTATGGAGCAGATGCAATAAGATTCTCAATGATCTATAATACTTCTCAAGGACAAGATGTTCACTTCTCTGAAAAACTTTTAGAAATGGGAAGAAACTTTGGAAATAAAATTTGGAACGTTGCTAGATTCGTTATAATGAACTTAGAAGGATTTGATGTAAAATCTGTAAATAAAGATGAGTTAAAACTTGAATTAGTGGATAAATGGATATTCTCAAGATTAAATGAAACAACTAAAGAGGTTCATGCAAATCTTGATAAATTCCAACTTGATGATGCAGCTAAAGCTGTATATGAGTTCTTAAGAGGAGATTTCTGTGACTGGTATGTAGAGCTTGCAAAAGTAAGACTATATAACAATGAGGAGTCTGGAAAAGAGTCTAAATTAACAGCACAATATGTGTTATGGACAGTATTAGAAGCTGGATTAAAACTTCTACACCCATTTATGCCATTTATAACAGAGGAAATTTGGCAAAAGATAAAAGTAGAGGGAGAAACAATAATGTTATCTCAATTCCCAGTTGTTGATGAAACACAAATTAACACTGAAGTAGTAAACTCGTTCAAATATATTCAAGGAGTAATATCTTCTCTAAGAAATATAAAAGCTGAAATGGGAATATCTCCAGCTAAAGAGGTAAAAGTAGTTATAAAAACTTCTGATGAAAATGAATTAAAAACTTTAGAGGATAACTATCTATTTATCACAAAGTTAGCTAAAATAGAAGAGATGACTTATGGTAAAGATGTTGCTAAACCAGATCAAAGTGGATTTAGAGTAACTGGAAATTCAGAAGTATATATGATACTTACTGGACTTTTAAATGTGGAAGCTGAAATTAAGAAAATTACAGAGCAAATAGAAAAAGTTCAAAAAGATCTAGATAAAGTAAATGCTAAATTAGCAGATGAGAGATTTACTTCTAAAGCTCCAGCTCATATCTTAGAAAGAGAAAGAAGAATTCAAAAAGAGTATCAAGATAAGATGGATAAATTAACTGAAAATTTAAAGAACTTTCAATAG
- the yihA gene encoding ribosome biogenesis GTP-binding protein YihA/YsxC: MKIKQAEFVKSAVYEKDYPMELNNMEFAFVGRSNVGKSSLINSITGRKKLAKTSKTPGRTQLINYFKVNNEFYIVDLPGYGFAKVPKEMKAEWGKTMERYVASDRKKLVFVLLDIRRVPSEEDMEMLVWLDHHDIPFKIIFTKMDKVSNNEKFRCLKDIRKKVEFHNDDVFFHSSLNDIGKDEILNYIDSLLIKEEIKEEA; this comes from the coding sequence ATGAAGATAAAACAAGCTGAATTTGTAAAATCTGCAGTTTATGAGAAAGATTATCCAATGGAACTTAATAATATGGAGTTTGCTTTTGTAGGTCGTTCAAATGTAGGGAAATCTTCTCTTATAAATAGTATAACTGGAAGAAAAAAACTTGCAAAAACAAGTAAGACACCAGGAAGAACACAACTTATAAACTATTTCAAAGTAAATAATGAGTTTTATATAGTTGATTTACCTGGATATGGATTTGCAAAAGTACCCAAAGAGATGAAGGCTGAATGGGGAAAAACAATGGAAAGATATGTAGCAAGTGATAGAAAAAAACTTGTTTTTGTTCTATTAGATATAAGAAGAGTTCCAAGTGAAGAGGATATGGAAATGCTTGTTTGGTTAGATCATCATGATATACCATTCAAGATAATCTTTACGAAAATGGACAAAGTATCTAATAATGAAAAGTTTAGATGTTTAAAAGATATAAGAAAAAAAGTGGAATTTCACAATGATGATGTGTTTTTCCACTCATCACTTAATGATATAGGAAAAGATGAGATTTTAAATTATATAGATTCTCTTCTTATTAAAGAGGAGATAAAAGAGGAGGCATAG